One segment of Geomonas ferrireducens DNA contains the following:
- the nadD gene encoding nicotinate-nucleotide adenylyltransferase, which translates to MKIGILGGTFNPIHNAHLRIAEEVRDLFQLDRVIFIPAATPPHKPQVGELSFASRLEMVRLAVADNPSFEVSDMEAIRGGRSYSVDTLRQLRAERPEDELFFIIGADSFNDIAAWHRYDEIFTLCNVVSVQRPGSTITSLAKALPVAIAGEFCYDSAAKRLNHSSGHCVYALDGVLLDISSSHIRRLVKAGRSIRYLLPEAVEHYIKEQGLYVDAR; encoded by the coding sequence ATGAAAATTGGGATACTGGGCGGCACGTTCAACCCGATCCATAACGCGCACCTGCGCATCGCCGAGGAGGTGCGCGACCTGTTCCAACTGGACCGGGTCATCTTCATCCCGGCGGCGACTCCGCCGCACAAACCGCAGGTGGGGGAGCTTTCCTTTGCGAGTCGTCTCGAGATGGTGCGCCTGGCGGTCGCCGACAACCCGAGTTTCGAGGTGTCGGACATGGAAGCGATTCGCGGCGGTCGCTCCTATTCGGTAGACACCCTGCGCCAGTTGCGCGCCGAGCGACCGGAGGACGAACTCTTCTTCATCATCGGCGCCGACTCCTTCAACGACATCGCCGCCTGGCATCGTTACGACGAGATCTTCACGCTTTGCAACGTGGTGAGCGTTCAGCGTCCCGGCTCCACCATCACCAGTCTCGCCAAGGCCCTCCCTGTTGCCATAGCAGGTGAGTTCTGCTATGATTCGGCGGCTAAACGCCTGAATCACAGCTCCGGGCACTGTGTTTATGCATTGGACGGCGTGCTGCTCGACATATCTTCAAGCCACATCCGCCGGCTCGTTAAGGCGGGCCGCTCGATCAGGTACCTCCTTCCGGAGGCCGTCGAGCACTACATAAAGGAACAAGGGTTATACGTTGATGCAAGATAA
- a CDS encoding inorganic phosphate transporter, which yields MPEVTLVLLVAVIGAALLFDYINGFHDTANAIATCVSTRALTVRTAIFMAAGLNFVGAMISTKVAATIGKGIVDANNITQVVVLAGIFGAIIWNLITWYYGLPSSSSHAIIGGLVGSVVAHAGTGALHWAGLKKIVTVLVVSPIAGAFFGFMFMVGMMWIFRNKAPYNLNKVFRKLQILSAAVMAFSHGTADAQKSMGVITMALVSYGSLATFDVPNWVKISCAVAMGLGTAAGGWRIIKTVGHDFVKLQPVHGFCVETASAGVILGASAMGLPTSTTHVITSSILGVGLSKRISAVNWAVAYRIVLAWIITIPASASVGFVSYTVFSPFLGK from the coding sequence ATGCCTGAGGTAACCCTGGTCCTGCTGGTCGCGGTCATCGGCGCGGCCTTGTTGTTCGACTACATCAACGGCTTCCACGATACCGCCAACGCCATCGCAACCTGCGTCTCCACGCGGGCCCTCACCGTGAGGACCGCCATCTTCATGGCGGCCGGGCTGAACTTCGTCGGGGCGATGATCTCCACCAAGGTTGCCGCGACCATCGGCAAGGGGATCGTCGACGCCAACAACATCACCCAGGTGGTGGTCTTGGCCGGCATCTTCGGGGCGATCATCTGGAACCTGATCACCTGGTACTACGGGCTCCCGTCCTCCTCTTCGCACGCCATCATCGGCGGCCTGGTCGGGTCGGTGGTCGCGCATGCCGGGACCGGCGCGCTGCACTGGGCCGGGCTTAAGAAGATCGTCACCGTTCTCGTCGTTTCCCCGATCGCCGGCGCCTTCTTCGGTTTCATGTTCATGGTGGGGATGATGTGGATTTTCAGGAACAAGGCTCCCTACAACCTGAACAAGGTGTTCCGCAAGCTGCAGATCCTCTCCGCCGCGGTGATGGCCTTCTCGCACGGCACCGCCGACGCCCAGAAGTCCATGGGGGTCATCACCATGGCCCTTGTGAGCTACGGCTCCCTCGCCACCTTCGACGTTCCCAACTGGGTCAAGATCTCCTGCGCCGTGGCCATGGGCCTTGGCACCGCCGCGGGCGGCTGGAGGATCATCAAGACGGTCGGGCACGACTTCGTGAAGCTGCAGCCCGTGCACGGCTTCTGCGTGGAGACCGCTTCCGCCGGGGTCATCCTGGGCGCCTCGGCCATGGGGCTTCCCACCTCGACCACGCACGTCATCACCTCTTCCATTCTCGGCGTGGGGCTCTCGAAAAGGATCTCGGCGGTGAACTGGGCGGTCGCCTACCGCATCGTCCTGGCATGGATCATCACCATACCAGCATCGGCCTCGGTCGGCTTTGTCAGCTACACCGTTTTCTCGCCGTTTCTGGGTAAGTAA
- the rsfS gene encoding ribosome silencing factor: MQDKVVIPAVERAVKCAAFALDKKALNVKVLEIKNISSIADYLVLATGRSDRQVQAMADSVKQGLKPIDQAIDTEGYDEGRWIVVDFGDVIVHLFQEEVRAIYNLDELWSRAPKVEIPEEYLWEHKEK; encoded by the coding sequence ATGCAAGATAAAGTGGTAATTCCGGCCGTGGAACGCGCCGTGAAATGTGCGGCATTCGCGCTGGACAAGAAGGCGCTCAACGTCAAGGTGCTCGAGATCAAGAACATCTCCAGCATCGCTGACTACCTGGTGCTCGCCACCGGGCGCTCCGATCGCCAGGTGCAGGCCATGGCCGACTCGGTCAAGCAGGGGCTCAAGCCGATCGACCAGGCGATCGACACCGAAGGGTACGACGAAGGGCGCTGGATCGTCGTCGACTTTGGGGACGTCATCGTGCACCTCTTCCAGGAGGAAGTCCGCGCCATCTACAACCTGGACGAACTCTGGTCGAGGGCGCCCAAGGTAGAGATCCCCGAGGAGTACCTCTGGGAGCATAAGGAAAAATGA
- a CDS encoding DUF2062 domain-containing protein, with protein sequence MLNKELWKKRIYSILSLDNHPGHIAAGFAVGVFISFTPFFGLHTALAVAAAFLFRLNKLTCITGAWVNTPITMVPVLGVSYKLGAFLRGRPIKDLPVSGALEWHNLERYAKSLVLGSSILGFVAAVVSYFLCYYLVLRFRAKDATQAEQAEEMDKVGEELE encoded by the coding sequence TTGCTGAACAAAGAGCTGTGGAAAAAACGGATTTACAGCATTCTTTCGCTAGACAACCATCCGGGGCACATCGCCGCCGGGTTCGCTGTCGGCGTCTTCATAAGCTTCACCCCGTTCTTCGGCCTCCACACCGCACTTGCCGTAGCAGCCGCCTTTCTCTTCCGACTTAACAAGCTCACCTGCATCACCGGCGCCTGGGTCAACACCCCCATCACTATGGTTCCCGTTCTAGGCGTCAGTTACAAGCTGGGAGCCTTCTTGCGCGGACGTCCCATCAAGGACCTTCCCGTTTCCGGTGCGCTCGAGTGGCACAACCTGGAGCGCTACGCCAAGTCGCTGGTCCTCGGTTCCTCCATCCTCGGCTTCGTCGCCGCCGTCGTCTCCTACTTCCTCTGCTACTATCTGGTGCTCCGCTTCCGCGCCAAGGACGCCACCCAGGCGGAGCAGGCTGAAGAGATGGACAAGGTCGGCGAAGAGTTGGAATAG
- a CDS encoding DUF47 domain-containing protein: MFGLIPKDEKFFAMFRDMSHNIIEGAQLLKDMLDNFDDPVASQRKIKEVEHKGDTITHDIIKKLNKSFITPFDREDIYALSSALDDILDLIDASAQRFVMYNVSKPTPESKELAFLILKSCQTIDKTVALLGGKLEPISAYCIEVNALENEADRVCREAISRLFAEEKDPIQLIKWKEIYETLETATDKCEDAANILESVVVKNA, encoded by the coding sequence ATGTTTGGGTTGATACCGAAAGATGAAAAGTTTTTCGCCATGTTCAGGGATATGTCTCACAACATCATCGAGGGGGCACAACTCCTTAAGGACATGCTGGATAACTTTGACGATCCGGTGGCCAGCCAGCGCAAGATCAAAGAGGTCGAGCACAAGGGCGACACCATCACCCACGACATCATCAAGAAGCTGAACAAGAGCTTCATCACCCCCTTCGACCGCGAGGACATCTACGCTCTCTCCTCGGCCCTTGACGACATCCTCGACCTGATCGATGCCTCCGCGCAACGCTTCGTCATGTACAACGTCTCCAAGCCGACTCCCGAGTCGAAAGAACTCGCCTTCCTCATCCTCAAATCCTGCCAGACCATCGACAAGACGGTCGCCCTGCTCGGCGGCAAACTCGAGCCGATCAGCGCTTACTGCATCGAGGTCAACGCCTTGGAGAACGAGGCGGACCGCGTCTGCCGCGAGGCGATCAGCCGTCTCTTCGCCGAGGAGAAGGATCCGATCCAGCTCATCAAGTGGAAGGAGATCTACGAGACCCTCGAGACTGCGACGGACAAGTGCGAGGATGCCGCGAACATCCTGGAAAGCGTGGTGGTAAAAAATGCCTGA
- a CDS encoding 23S rRNA (pseudouridine(1915)-N(3))-methyltransferase RlmH produces MRLKLLWVGKTQESWVRTGIDEYAGRVRRYAPLEIMEAREEKGAQAAAMRERECERLTKLLPKGGRLVLLDERGEQMSSPEFASFLSRNRDQGTQDLVFAIGGAYGFTDGFRKEAFKSISLSKMTFTHQMVRVFLLEQIYRGFTIMNGEPYHHE; encoded by the coding sequence ATGAGACTTAAGCTCCTTTGGGTCGGCAAGACCCAGGAGAGCTGGGTCCGCACCGGCATCGATGAGTACGCGGGAAGGGTGAGGCGTTACGCGCCGCTGGAGATCATGGAAGCCCGCGAGGAGAAGGGCGCACAGGCTGCCGCCATGCGCGAGCGCGAATGCGAGCGGCTCACCAAGCTCCTCCCTAAGGGGGGGAGGCTGGTGCTCCTCGACGAGCGGGGCGAGCAGATGAGCTCCCCCGAGTTCGCCTCCTTTCTCTCCAGAAACCGCGACCAGGGGACCCAGGACCTCGTCTTCGCAATCGGTGGCGCCTACGGCTTCACCGACGGCTTCCGCAAGGAGGCCTTCAAGTCGATCTCGCTCTCCAAGATGACCTTCACGCACCAGATGGTCCGGGTGTTCCTTCTTGAGCAGATCTACCGCGGCTTCACCATAATGAACGGTGAGCCGTACCATCATGAGTAA
- the proB gene encoding glutamate 5-kinase, with product MRKELLKKVKRIVVKIGSGVLTCEDNGVDPVFLNGLASQIAGLRAKGIEVVVVSSGAVAAGRPALGLPDRPRTLPQKQAAAAVGQSRLMRAYEEAFSGYDLKVAQILLTRDDLANRRRFQNARGTLDTLLSCGIIPVINENDTVVVDELKFGDNDNLSALVTNLVEAQLLLIMTDIDGLYTADPRTDPAATLIHQVGAVTREMERGAGGSGTNVGTGGMATKLAAAKKVVKSGVAAIIFAGKGEGNLARVMSGELVGTLFLPAGEALNRRKHWIAFTIKPAGNLVVDAGAKGALATHGRSLLPSGIVKVEGRFARGACVRVLDTEGIEFARGIVDYSSQEIEKICRHKSGEIEEILGFRYGDDVIHRDNLVIL from the coding sequence ATGCGTAAAGAACTGCTCAAAAAAGTGAAGAGAATAGTGGTGAAGATCGGCTCCGGGGTGTTGACCTGTGAGGATAACGGGGTCGACCCGGTTTTCCTGAACGGCTTGGCCTCACAGATCGCGGGGCTGCGCGCGAAGGGGATCGAGGTGGTCGTGGTCTCCTCCGGTGCGGTGGCGGCGGGGCGTCCCGCCCTCGGGCTGCCGGATCGACCGCGCACCCTTCCGCAGAAGCAGGCCGCCGCAGCCGTCGGGCAGTCCCGCCTGATGCGCGCCTACGAGGAGGCCTTCTCCGGCTACGACCTGAAGGTCGCCCAGATCCTCTTGACCCGGGACGACTTGGCCAACCGGCGCCGCTTCCAGAATGCGCGCGGCACCCTTGATACGCTGCTTTCCTGCGGCATCATCCCGGTCATCAACGAGAACGACACGGTCGTCGTCGATGAGCTGAAGTTCGGCGACAACGACAACCTCTCCGCCCTCGTCACGAACCTCGTGGAGGCGCAGCTCCTTCTGATCATGACCGACATCGACGGTCTCTACACCGCCGACCCGCGTACCGACCCGGCGGCGACCCTCATCCACCAGGTGGGGGCGGTGACCCGGGAAATGGAGCGCGGCGCGGGGGGGAGCGGCACGAACGTCGGGACCGGCGGCATGGCAACCAAGCTCGCGGCGGCGAAAAAGGTGGTGAAGTCGGGCGTCGCCGCCATCATCTTCGCAGGGAAGGGTGAGGGGAACCTCGCCCGCGTCATGAGCGGGGAGCTTGTCGGTACGCTGTTTCTGCCGGCAGGCGAAGCGCTGAACCGCCGCAAGCACTGGATCGCCTTCACCATCAAGCCGGCAGGTAACCTCGTTGTCGATGCCGGCGCCAAGGGGGCCCTCGCCACCCACGGCAGGAGCCTCCTCCCGTCCGGGATCGTGAAGGTCGAGGGGCGCTTCGCCCGCGGGGCCTGCGTCAGAGTGCTCGACACCGAGGGGATCGAGTTCGCCCGCGGCATCGTCGATTATTCCAGCCAGGAGATCGAGAAGATCTGCCGGCACAAGAGCGGGGAGATCGAGGAGATCCTGGGCTTTAGGTACGGGGACGACGTCATCCACCGGGACAACTTGGTCATACTCTAG
- a CDS encoding DUF1318 domain-containing protein — translation MKTKLIKLLFSVSCIFLAACAVITVNVYFPEKAAKEAYKSLDDMLLKTGEAPGSQKVPPGVPPAAPQDKPQSRVFDFSLVTAAYAADTDADADALAVELSSMPQVLKAYDDMSKRLPRLNTLFASGAVGLSKQGLVVIPPSAKGKLAPQDEALVSSENQSRKVVVTSMAKAILKLQKQKESKEAMNQVLGKAAATFAETKREAAQPGWWVQLQNDRWVQK, via the coding sequence ATGAAAACGAAACTGATCAAGCTGCTGTTCTCTGTTTCCTGTATTTTCCTTGCCGCGTGTGCGGTGATCACGGTGAACGTCTATTTTCCGGAGAAGGCTGCCAAGGAGGCGTACAAGTCCCTCGACGACATGCTGCTGAAAACCGGTGAGGCTCCCGGCAGCCAGAAAGTTCCTCCCGGGGTGCCGCCCGCCGCGCCGCAGGATAAGCCGCAGAGCCGGGTCTTTGATTTCTCACTGGTCACCGCGGCTTATGCGGCCGACACCGATGCCGACGCCGATGCCCTGGCCGTCGAGCTCTCGAGCATGCCACAGGTGCTGAAGGCCTACGACGACATGAGCAAGCGGCTCCCGCGGCTGAACACGCTTTTTGCCAGTGGCGCCGTCGGCCTCTCCAAGCAGGGTCTCGTTGTGATACCTCCTTCGGCCAAAGGGAAGCTCGCCCCGCAGGACGAGGCGCTGGTCTCCTCGGAAAACCAGAGCCGCAAGGTCGTCGTGACGAGCATGGCGAAGGCGATTCTCAAGCTGCAAAAGCAGAAGGAGAGCAAGGAGGCGATGAATCAGGTATTGGGGAAAGCGGCGGCAACCTTCGCCGAGACGAAGCGTGAGGCGGCCCAGCCCGGATGGTGGGTGCAGCTGCAAAACGACCGCTGGGTGCAGAAGTAG
- the radC gene encoding RadC family protein: protein MSGGIKSWPVAERPREKLMRKGASALSEAELLALILGSGDAASGRSAIDLGRELMLQFKSLRALADASCLEIQQVKGIGPAKATCILAALDLSRRIREKEGRPIESFVRFTSASQVFEQLNHEFRDRHTEHFMVLLLDGKNRIITRAQISEGSLNQSIVHPREVFNAAVRQSAAAMILLHNHPTGDPTPSPEDLEVTRRLCEAGQLMGIRVLDHIIIGENEFYSFADHGQLQ, encoded by the coding sequence ATGAGCGGCGGTATCAAGTCGTGGCCCGTGGCGGAACGTCCACGGGAAAAGCTGATGCGGAAAGGGGCCTCGGCCCTGTCCGAAGCCGAACTGCTCGCGCTGATCCTAGGGAGCGGGGACGCCGCAAGCGGCCGGAGTGCTATCGACCTCGGCCGCGAACTCATGCTCCAGTTCAAGTCGTTGCGTGCCCTGGCCGATGCCTCGTGCCTTGAGATCCAGCAGGTGAAGGGGATCGGCCCGGCCAAGGCCACCTGCATCCTCGCCGCCCTCGACCTATCCAGGCGCATCCGCGAAAAGGAGGGGCGCCCCATCGAGTCCTTCGTCCGCTTCACCTCCGCCTCCCAGGTCTTCGAACAGCTGAACCACGAGTTCCGGGACCGCCACACGGAACATTTCATGGTGCTCCTGCTCGACGGCAAAAACCGCATCATCACCCGTGCACAGATCTCGGAGGGATCGCTGAACCAAAGCATCGTGCACCCCCGCGAGGTGTTCAACGCGGCGGTGCGCCAGTCTGCGGCGGCGATGATCCTTCTGCACAACCACCCGACCGGCGACCCTACTCCCAGCCCCGAGGATCTCGAGGTTACCCGTCGTCTCTGCGAGGCGGGACAGCTAATGGGGATCCGCGTGCTCGACCACATCATCATCGGGGAAAACGAGTTCTACAGTTTTGCCGACCACGGGCAGCTCCAGTAG
- a CDS encoding glutamate-5-semialdehyde dehydrogenase, with amino-acid sequence MSVAEQIRTIAAEARQASFAMAKLSSAVKNELLLDMAHGLVNNCEQIIAENKKDLEAGKERGLSAAMLDRLMLNEVRIKGMADAIREVAALPDPVGEVTGMWKRPNDLMVGKMRIPLGVIGIIYESRPNVTSDAAVLCLKSGNAVVLRGGSEAIHSNLAIAEILKAELAKRNIPAAALSLIPFTEREGVTEMLKQEEFIDVIIPRGGESLIRFVVENSKIPVIKHYKGVCHIFVDATADFDMARDIIINAKVQRPGVCNALETLLIHKDVAERFVPFIYQALSEQKVEVRGDEAFRKFAPQAGAATEEDWYAEYLELILAARVVDGMDAAIDHINRYCSLHTESIITGDYANAQRFIREVNSGVVMVNASTRFSDGNQLGLGAEIGISTTKLHSFGPMGLTDLTTTKFIVYGSGQVRS; translated from the coding sequence ATGTCAGTCGCCGAACAGATCCGCACCATCGCCGCCGAGGCCAGGCAGGCTTCCTTCGCCATGGCGAAACTCTCTTCCGCCGTCAAAAACGAGCTCCTGCTCGACATGGCGCACGGACTGGTGAATAACTGCGAGCAGATCATCGCCGAAAACAAGAAGGACCTCGAAGCCGGCAAAGAGCGCGGCCTTTCCGCTGCCATGCTGGACCGCCTCATGTTGAACGAGGTGCGCATCAAGGGGATGGCGGACGCCATCCGCGAGGTCGCGGCACTCCCCGACCCGGTGGGGGAGGTGACCGGCATGTGGAAGCGCCCCAACGACCTCATGGTCGGCAAGATGCGCATTCCGCTCGGGGTAATCGGCATCATCTACGAGTCCCGCCCGAACGTTACTTCCGACGCCGCGGTGCTCTGCCTTAAAAGCGGCAACGCCGTGGTGCTGCGCGGCGGCTCCGAGGCGATCCACTCGAACCTCGCCATCGCGGAGATCCTGAAAGCCGAACTCGCCAAACGCAATATCCCGGCGGCAGCCCTGTCGCTCATCCCCTTCACTGAGCGCGAGGGGGTGACCGAGATGCTCAAACAGGAGGAGTTCATCGACGTGATCATCCCGAGGGGGGGCGAGAGCCTGATCCGCTTCGTGGTCGAGAACTCGAAGATCCCGGTCATCAAGCACTACAAGGGGGTCTGCCATATCTTCGTGGACGCAACCGCCGACTTCGACATGGCGCGCGACATCATCATCAATGCGAAGGTGCAGCGCCCCGGCGTCTGCAACGCCCTGGAGACCCTGCTCATCCACAAGGACGTCGCGGAGCGCTTCGTCCCCTTCATTTACCAGGCGCTTTCCGAGCAGAAGGTGGAGGTGCGGGGCGATGAGGCATTCCGCAAGTTTGCACCGCAGGCCGGGGCGGCGACCGAGGAGGACTGGTACGCCGAATACCTGGAGCTGATCCTGGCTGCGCGGGTGGTGGATGGGATGGATGCCGCCATCGACCACATCAACCGTTACTGCTCGCTGCACACCGAGTCCATCATCACCGGCGACTACGCCAACGCCCAGCGCTTCATCCGCGAGGTGAACTCGGGGGTAGTCATGGTGAACGCCTCGACCCGCTTCTCGGACGGCAACCAGCTTGGCCTGGGAGCGGAGATCGGCATCTCGACTACGAAGCTTCATTCCTTCGGCCCGATGGGGCTCACCGACCTCACCACCACGAAGTTCATCGTGTACGGCTCGGGTCAGGTGCGGTCTTAA